A genomic stretch from Enterobacter oligotrophicus includes:
- a CDS encoding YncE family protein has protein sequence MTKKLSALALLVAASLSGCAAQHTTAPAPEAQKTVTAPAETGVIKRDLADGLYEMVLNQKGDALFVASAEGFKDVQGGVVYKLDPATLKTTGRSHTDLKNFAMTISPDGQTVYVTNSLDGGISAINTADGKVKKRLMFTERNEEGFPFGAREILLHEGTLYVGGVGDPGVIWVVDAETLKLKKTIKNAGQWVTGLLWSEQTDRLYAANGGGEILVINPHTNKIEKRWKPLGDKPALLLNLAEDKATGRLFVTDNSKAKTTLVLNIHTGEVIKQLDVGDSLAVKFNAKRNELYITQRESGKLLSLDATTYAVKHTWDLPPNPNSLLLSADGQTLYVTVKQAFNKDNSTNGPDSVVRISLK, from the coding sequence TCCGCGCTGGCACTGCTCGTTGCTGCTTCGCTTTCCGGCTGTGCTGCACAGCACACGACAGCACCTGCGCCAGAAGCTCAGAAAACCGTGACGGCTCCGGCTGAGACGGGTGTGATCAAACGCGATCTTGCCGATGGCCTGTACGAAATGGTGCTCAACCAGAAAGGCGATGCGCTGTTTGTTGCCAGCGCGGAAGGCTTCAAGGACGTGCAGGGTGGAGTGGTCTACAAACTTGATCCCGCCACGCTGAAAACCACGGGCCGCAGCCATACCGACCTGAAAAACTTCGCAATGACGATCTCCCCTGACGGGCAGACCGTTTATGTGACTAACTCGCTGGACGGCGGTATCAGCGCCATTAACACCGCAGACGGTAAAGTCAAAAAGCGCCTGATGTTTACCGAGCGTAACGAAGAAGGGTTCCCGTTTGGCGCGCGTGAAATTCTGCTGCATGAAGGCACGCTGTATGTCGGCGGCGTGGGCGATCCAGGCGTGATTTGGGTTGTTGATGCCGAAACCCTGAAACTGAAAAAAACCATCAAAAATGCGGGTCAGTGGGTCACCGGGCTGCTGTGGTCTGAACAGACGGATCGTCTGTATGCGGCCAACGGCGGCGGCGAGATCCTCGTTATCAACCCGCACACTAATAAAATTGAAAAACGCTGGAAACCGCTGGGCGACAAGCCTGCGCTGCTCCTGAACCTGGCGGAAGATAAGGCCACAGGACGTCTGTTCGTCACCGATAACTCCAAAGCCAAAACCACGCTGGTGTTGAATATTCACACGGGCGAAGTGATCAAACAACTTGATGTAGGCGATTCGCTGGCGGTGAAATTTAATGCCAAACGCAATGAGCTGTACATCACCCAGCGCGAGAGCGGCAAGCTGTTGAGCCTGGACGCCACCACCTATGCCGTGAAGCATACCTGGGATCTGCCACCGAATCCGAACAGCCTGCTGCTGTCGGCCGATGGTCAGACGCTCTACGTCACCGTTAAGCAGGCGTTCAATAAAGACAACTCCACTAACGGCCCGGACAGCGTCGTTCGCATCTCTCTTAAATAA